The Bacteroidota bacterium genome segment TCCCGGTATTGATTAAGGGAAAAACAACCGTTACTTTGTTGGGCATGTTTTCGATTGAATTAAATAGTGGAAGTTGAATGCATAGACTAGCGGCAATAACGTCCAGAGAAGATATTCCCCCCCAGTACCGCGATACCCCGGTCGGGCTTCTGTTGGAATACCACAACCTTGAGCGAAATTTTGAGCAGTATTCCAGCGCCCAGCTTTTGATCGGCATGTGTATGGATAACCGCAAGCATCTCCACATCCCCGATAATTTTGCGTTCATCATCCGAACGGGGGGCGCGAACCTGCGGTACAGCGAGTTCAAGGTCTCGTATGCGATCGCCGTCGGCGGTGTACGGTGCATCGCGCTGATCGGCCATACGCAATGCGGCATGGTCAACCTGATCGCGCGCAAAGAGCAGTTCGTCCAGGGCCTGGTGAATGCCGCCGGCTGGCAGCAGCAATCGGCGGAGGAGCATTTCTTCCACTTTGCACCGATGTTCGAGATCGGCAACGAAGTCGATTTCATTCTCAGCGAAGTGAAACGGCTCCGGCTCCGGTATCCGAAAATCGTTATCGCCCCGCTGATGTACCGTGTCGAGGACAACCGCCTCTATCTCATCCAGGAAAATCCGGAGACCAAAAGTTAACCGGCACACCGCAAAACACACCACGACAGGAGCGATACCGTTCCTCAAAAAAATGATGGTGACAATCTGCCATGGCCTTTAGATTATCGACAAACCGGGAAAGAAGTCTGATCGTTTCGTATTTAGCGATGAGAAGATTGATCGGAATTCTCGGCATTCTGCTCCCCATTGTCGTGGTCTTCGGAGGGTTCACCCAGGGAGAGCCGACACTCCAGGGATCGATCAGCGGTTATTACTATACCAACATGCGCGATTTTTTTGTGGGGATCTTGAGCGGTGTTGCGCTGTTCCTCATCTCCTACAAAGGTTATGAAAGGATCGACGACATCGTTGTTAACATGAGCGGAGTGTTTGCGATGGGGATGATCCTTTTTCCAACCGCAATGTATTCCGGGAGGACCGTACGCGTCGGCATTTTTCTTATCGATGACGGCGTTTCGGGAACGATCCACCTCATTTTCGGAACGTTGTTCTTCCTCGCTCTTTCATACAATTCAATATTCCTGTTCACACGGCGGCACCCCGGCGTGATGGGGAAGGAGAAGAAACGAAGGAATATGATCTATCGCGCTTGCGGCATCGTCATGCTTCTTGCCATTCTCTTTATCACCATCTATACGTTGTTTCTCCGGGAGACGTTTCTTGCCTCAAGCAACCCCGTCCTGATCCTCGAGTCTGTAGCCCTTCTGGCCTTTGGCGTGTCATGGCTGGTAAAAGGAAATACATTGTTCAAAGACAAACCAGTGTAACTTCTGCGCCGGTTCCACGTCAACCCTCTTAGACCACAAGCGCGATCTCTTTAATTCAATGAAATCGTTCTCCGATACCATTCGCATCATCGGCGTCAATCCCTATGTCGAGGTCCCTGCGAAAATTTTATCGGCATTATTCAAAAAGGCCGGTAAAACAACGGGCCCACTCCCCGTAACGGGGAAGTTGAATGGCCATCGCTTCATCCAAACGATCGTGAAGTACCGGGGGAAGCACAGATTGTACCTTAACACGCCGATGCGGAAAGCGGCGGGGATCGATGTGGGGGACCGGGCAAACGTTGAACTTGAGTTTGACGGCAGGCCGCGCATTATTCCGATCCATCCGAAATTCAAGCGGGCGCTTGCAAAGAACAGAAAAGCGCATCGGACGTTTCAACGGCTCCCCCCGCACCGGAAGAAGGAAATTCTTCGTTACATTAATTTTCTAAAAACGGCGAAATCGGTCGACCGGGTCGTTTCCAGGATGGTGAAGCAGCTCGCCGGCTTAAGGACGGGAGGATTCAATTTTGTTGTGCGGCGGTGACAGGAATCAGGGGGCATTGGATGTTTTATTCTTTTCGCTCCCAACATTTCAAAGGACCCCGCCACCTGAACTTCGGCAGTGTTACAGGGTGAGAATTCCCCCTCTCGCTCCCGAACGCCGTCTGGGAACTGTGTCGGTAACTTGTCCTTCGGCTGAAGATCTTCACTCCGTTCCCGATCGGAGATTGGGAACGAGAGGACCTTTGCCCAAACGCTTCGAATGTGGAACAGCACCTAAACTTCCGATTGCTTTTTCTTCTACCGATTGTTAAGTTTCGGGGGTTTATTTCATAAAAAGGGATCGGCTCCACTCACAAGCCGGGGAAACCTCACCGGGCCCAGCCATCAATCATCGAAAGGA includes the following:
- a CDS encoding carbonic anhydrase — its product is MHRLAAITSREDIPPQYRDTPVGLLLEYHNLERNFEQYSSAQLLIGMCMDNRKHLHIPDNFAFIIRTGGANLRYSEFKVSYAIAVGGVRCIALIGHTQCGMVNLIARKEQFVQGLVNAAGWQQQSAEEHFFHFAPMFEIGNEVDFILSEVKRLRLRYPKIVIAPLMYRVEDNRLYLIQENPETKS
- a CDS encoding DUF998 domain-containing protein, whose amino-acid sequence is MAFRLSTNRERSLIVSYLAMRRLIGILGILLPIVVVFGGFTQGEPTLQGSISGYYYTNMRDFFVGILSGVALFLISYKGYERIDDIVVNMSGVFAMGMILFPTAMYSGRTVRVGIFLIDDGVSGTIHLIFGTLFFLALSYNSIFLFTRRHPGVMGKEKKRRNMIYRACGIVMLLAILFITIYTLFLRETFLASSNPVLILESVALLAFGVSWLVKGNTLFKDKPV
- a CDS encoding YdeI/OmpD-associated family protein: MKSFSDTIRIIGVNPYVEVPAKILSALFKKAGKTTGPLPVTGKLNGHRFIQTIVKYRGKHRLYLNTPMRKAAGIDVGDRANVELEFDGRPRIIPIHPKFKRALAKNRKAHRTFQRLPPHRKKEILRYINFLKTAKSVDRVVSRMVKQLAGLRTGGFNFVVRR